The Terriglobus tenax genome contains a region encoding:
- a CDS encoding polysaccharide deacetylase family protein, with protein MIPAVAIGVAAAAGVGAAVYAAYRPESQIYGATVVAGSDPRQVALTYDDGPNPEVTPYLLEVLARHNVRATFFLVGHFVKAQPELARQVAAAGHLIGNHTLTHPNLAITSARETRRQLAETNDLLEQTLGQKVRFFRAPFGARRPATLRIARELGLHAVQWNVAAQDWNPATPAQLLERMEQGIAKNQRKNRASNVLLHDGGHLGLGAKRMPTVDATGLLLEKNIRNLTFVTPENWV; from the coding sequence ATGATCCCCGCAGTTGCCATCGGAGTTGCCGCCGCCGCAGGAGTCGGCGCGGCTGTCTACGCCGCGTACCGGCCAGAGTCTCAGATTTACGGAGCTACCGTCGTTGCCGGGTCTGACCCCCGGCAGGTGGCGTTGACCTACGATGACGGTCCGAACCCGGAGGTGACGCCCTATCTGCTGGAGGTTCTGGCTCGGCATAACGTGCGCGCGACGTTTTTCCTGGTGGGTCATTTCGTGAAGGCGCAGCCGGAGCTGGCGCGACAGGTAGCCGCTGCCGGGCATCTGATCGGCAATCACACCCTGACGCATCCCAACCTGGCGATCACCTCGGCCCGGGAGACGCGCCGCCAGTTGGCGGAGACCAATGACCTGCTGGAGCAAACGCTGGGGCAGAAGGTGCGGTTTTTCCGTGCCCCATTCGGAGCGCGCCGTCCGGCGACGCTGCGCATTGCGCGCGAGCTTGGCCTGCATGCGGTGCAATGGAACGTTGCCGCGCAGGACTGGAACCCGGCCACGCCGGCGCAACTGCTGGAGCGGATGGAGCAGGGAATTGCGAAGAACCAGCGGAAGAACAGGGCATCGAACGTCCTGCTGCATGACGGCGGCCACCTGGGGCTGGGAGCAAAACGGATGCCGACGGTAGATGCGACCGGCTTGCTGCTCGAAAAAAATATCAGGAACCTGACATTTGTCACTCCCGAAAACTGGGTCTAA